The DNA sequence GATCATTTAACAATTTTGAATACTCCCCAAACTCGAAGTAGAGAACAATAAACACTTTGGCTTGATCCTTTCCCACATGTTCTTGATCATCACCTTCATCGCCCTTCTCACCACAAATAGTAAGTGAATTATAAAATGGTATCTATTGTAGCTGTTATCAAAGGCTCATATTTATGCCTGACCTTTATGAAGGAGGGGGAAAACATTGTTAGATGTGgactcttccaggatgacaatgcccccatccacagggcacaaggggtcactgaatggtttgatgagtatgaaaatcatgtgaatcatatgctatggcagTTGCAGTTACCAGATCTGAACCCTGTTGAACATCTATGGGAGATTTTAGACTGACGTGTTAGACAGAGCTCTCAACCACCATCATCAatacaccaaatgagggaatatcttttggaagaatggtgttccatccatccagtagagttccagagattGTAGgatctatgccaaggcacattgaagctgttctggcaccTCAcatggcccaacaccttaccaagacactttatgttggtttttcctttaatttgtaaCAGTAACTACAAACAGTAGTTACTGTGCAACTGAccaattgattgattgacagtgACAGGCACTGTAAgtaacatgcacatgcatgcattcacaggGGTCATGCACCTATAATGCacttttctgaagaaaaactgCAGATTTAAAGCTATTAGAAGTCAGTGGTTATGCCACTTCAGTATTTTCTCTTTAGTTTCTCATTAATCAGTGATAAATGCCTCCCCCACATGTTCAATTTCAGTGATGAattacaaaactatttttttaagcTCATGTAAATTCATGACCTTGTAGTCACCTGATTACATCTATTTGAAACAGTTCTGTACAAAGAATTCAACTGTACATCCAAAATCACAAAatagtatttgcccccttcccgATTTCCTGTTATTGCACATGtgccacactgaatggtttcaggtaTTTAGACAAAATTATTGGACATAATCCCTTTTGggcaaagggaacctgagtaaacacaacacacaataaataactttttttttcttcatttatttcatgaaaaaagttatcaaacacccatatcacccatgtgaaaaagtattttcccccatagttactcaatcaacaaaataaacaaatgtaattgataattagattcagttgattgaacacagccaggcttgattacAACCAGCCCTGATGAATCTAAACCGCACACATATTGAATCTTTCCATCgaagtgaagtagtcaccacaaagtttcaaCAAGCACAcaatgccacaatcaaaggaaattccataagagctgagaaaaaaaagttgttgacataaatcagtctggaaagggtcaCATTTCTAAGGCTGTGGCACTCCACTGAACCActgtgagagccattatctccaaatagaGAACACTTGGTGAATCTCCCCAGGAGTGGTCAGCCTGCCAAAATGTCTCCAAGGGTGCAgggacaactcatccaggaagtcacagaaGATCCAAGAAGAACATCCAAAAtaggattcatgggagagtagcaaagcagagaaacatcaatgctcatctcacattttcaaaaacgtACCTgaatgatccccaagccttttgggataattttTTATAGACAGATGAGTCCAAAGTGGAACTTGGCCAATCGAGTTTCACTATGTCTGGCGTAAAGCACATACAGCACTTTACGATacgaacatcataccaacagtcaaacatggtggcgGTAGTGTGATGACGTGGGGATGCTCTGCTACCTAGAGCGATGGACGCTTCACCATTATTAAAGGAACGATGAATTCTGCTCTTTACCAGAAAATTGAAAAGGAAAACGCTCGGTCATCTGTCCAAGACCTGAAGCATAATttggttatgcagcaagacaataatccaaaacacaaaagcaagtccacaccTGAATggctaaaaagaaacaaaattagttttttagtttagagtggcctagtcaaactCCTGACTTCAACTGAATACAGATGCtatggcaggacctgaaataaGCAGTTTTGATCATGCTCAAAAACTTACCAATTTGTCCGAATTAAAGTAGTTTTGcaaagagtgggctaaaattcctccagtaatgtgaaaaactgaaagtgtAGGAAGAGTTTGGTTGCGCTTATCGCTGCtgaaggtggtgcaaccagttaagtTTAACAGGGCGATTACTTTCTTGCATGGGTGATATGGGCGTTTgacaacttttttcattaaataaatgaaatttaaaaaatgtgtttagtgtttactcaggttccccaTATACATAATAGGTTGTCTAaacatctgaaaacattcagtgtgacaaatatgcaataatagaggaaatcagtaATGGGGaaatgctttttcacagcactgtagtaATGTAGTAACTGTAGTAATTTAATGGTTAAATATAGTGCTGATGAACAACAGAAACAATGATCTGAATGCCTTTCTGGTGTTGAATCGGCAGCAGAACGTAGTTGCATAGGTTGTTGTGGCCATTAGGAACGGCTGAATATGAAGCCATATCAGAACAATAATATTGTCAAATTACTTTAGGTGTCTTAGAGTTTTTTTCAGTCAACAGGCACCGTGTACCAAAGCATGTcctgaaaaaaattaagaaaacagtAGGGTGCCAGAGCACCTGAggaatacaaattttaatgGTTAAGCCAACCTCAGCTTTTCCAGCTGCCTTTGTTCTCCACACTGAAGCTGGTAAATGCAGTCTTCTCAGGTAAGAGAGCGGTATCACCAGGAACGCACCTGGTACTGCAGGCACTatgcacaaaacacactgaATAATACTCGCGCTATATCAACatgaacaggaggaaggaggatgTCTGCCTCTCTATGGTTTCATAAACATTCATCCAGGACTTCCACTCTCATTTCTATACTGATAGAGCATGTGGTGCACAGGAATTCTGAGCTTCTACCTCCTAAGAGAGCTAATTAACACCAATGACAGGTCAGTGGACAGTCAAAGTGAATGTGCAATATGCTACTTGTGCACAGTCTATAGCTGTGAAAGGGACACAAAATATGGGTACGTATTCCCATAACCTTGTGgtaaacacacattttcccaTTTCTGATGTAACAGGAAACACTGCTCCAAATCataaaattcaatttaacttaaccattttcctttttcttttttttttatttcaaatgaaatctgTATAGTAAGTTAGGGTTTATTTACCATAAACGGCAAATTCCCCATACCTCCTGCACACCTTGCAGAGTCACTCTTGAAAAAGCGTTctcatgtaaataaaatgatttttgacTCCCAGACATGACAGCAcaggacagaaacacaaaaaacagcatgccATAGAGGACAGTGGTAGAACGTGGACATTCATGACCTAGCTAATGGTCTTTGTAGTGAGGAattgttcagacaatgcaaaaacaaatcctATGACCTAAAATCTATataaaaagacacacaaaacaacttAAATCATCTAAAAGGTAAGGCttgttaattaaataaatagttcAAGAAGCAAAACTTAAAATGTCATGGCTCAGACTCTGACTGGCAATGACACTCCAAAGCACCTTCCACTGTACCACACCTACGGACTCCTCCCActtagctgtataaatgggtgggGCCACATCGTTATTAGTACTGGTGCTCCCAGGTTTTAATGGTGTATTCACCAAGCAAAGGCAAACAACAGTGAAGTTTCAAAGACTAGTTCCTGTCTCAAGCTTAATTAAATGGGTATTTGGGCTTTTGTTTGGTTATTTGTGTGATGCCTAGAGCTGGTCAGGGCTGTTTACATACAGCTTTTAAGCAAGTAACCATACGTCACTGCAATTTccaagtacatttacagtaCCAAATGAGTGCCATATGAACTAGGGTAGAAAGACCAGTATGTGGTGGGACCAGTTTTCTTCTGCCCAACATGACATCTTAATCCACTTTTACTTGCCATATGGAACTCCACTGTTGATCATTTTGCTTTTCTGAATGCTGGAGCATCTATGAATTCTACAGACGAAATGAGATCAATCATTTACCTTTCTCACGTCTGCTTTGAATCTCCACCACTTCACATGCAAACTGGTGTTAtacgattacacacacacacacacacacacacgagacgGTGCTaaacaggagacgtgttctgtgacagaaataaacacattcaccCCTCACAACATACGTATGATTGTGAGAGAAACAAAGTTGCCACAGAGAGATACTTTAAAtatcttaaacaaaaaaaaaaaaacaaagccatttctgGAAGTGTAAACATTTGTTTGATGACCTACTGTCATCTTTTTTGACAGAgtgacatttaattaaaaatctatTATAACTCAAAATGTTtcttgttaaaatgtaaaaaacaaaaaacaataataattgatagtttacattgttttttacaagcattttcctttgttttatatatatatatgtatatatatactcacacacatatgtatatatacatatatgaatatacatatatatgtatatatacatatatatgaatatatataatatatatatgtatatatacatatatatatatgaatacattatatatatatatatatatatatacatacatatatatatatatatatatgaattgcGAGCAAGCGCGAGAGCAAGAGTCTTTGTGGAACCCCTAGCAGTCCTACTTCCActactcatcacacacacactcctcctcctgcgAGCCCCAGTTCTGCAAGGCAAATGGAGGTATCAGTcgtcacacacaccactccctcACAAAGTGAGGCAGAGAGCAGCTCGGCCCTTCCTCCCGGAGTAGCCAGGCCCTACGTGCGGTTAAGCGTCTGGAAGATTCTAGAGATCTGGAGCATGACGGGACCCGTCTCAGGGTCATTCATCCACTGGGTGCTGTTCAGCGGGTTCTCCAGCATGTCCTCAAAGGCTAGGGAGAGAAACCAATGGTCAGCGTCAGGCCAGGCTAGGCACAGCATAGATAATGGCACGTCACTGACAGCCTGTGAGAGCAGAGATGAAAGGGGCTGTGGAGTTTAGAGCTGGATACTGCTGGAGGATATAGTGTAAATCCATAGCTCTAAATGGGTAACATacactgactgcacacagaCCATGGGGCTGCAGATCAAGCAAGAGGAGATGTTTTAAAGACAGTATTATGGCTGAATAGGTACCCAGTCAGTTCTTGGAAAGTGATCAGGTAACACAAATTCAAAAGTTTTCAATATGCAAGCGAGTTTTTAccctttcacacagacatgcatagcTTGCTTTTTTACAGATTCTTCACCTAAAACACctatttactcaaattcagttgaagaaccttgctcaaggataacCAGGAAATTTAACCTGCAGCAGTAACAAGCCTACTTATCCATTCTGCCCACACATTGTGAACCATCATGTTTGGATGGCCACTGATCAGATGTATGAGTTTTAAGATGGCATTTCCAAGTGCCTTCACCACATGGTGACCTCATGTCATCAGCAGGGTTCTGAAGACATGTTGGCGTAAATCACACATACCTAGCAgtgttttggggtttgtgaGGCCCAGCTGTACAACAGGGTTCTCTAATATTGCCTGGAAGAGGGGGCTGTTGGTGTCGATGCCCTTGTCAAGGTCCTCCGGGGAGGGCTTCCTGTCTCCCAAGAGCCAGTCACACTGCAGGGTTACGGCAAACAGAGTTATGGGGTATCAGCAGGTTAAAGAGGTCCACAATCCCCCTTATTGTAAATCTCTAACGATACATGGAAAACAACGAATGGCACAACTGCGAATAATGGAATAACCGACCAACAGAATTGGACTATAATAGTATAATAGTATGAtaataaatcaacaaattatCGGAGACTTCCCAGGGGCCTGGCTAATCCACGTCACAGCACAAACCGGTGAAACTCACCGCGGCATCCTGCTGGTTGTTATTCACACGAAGGGCGTCGATCACCTCCTTCTCATCAAAGCCCATCTCCATTAGCGCAATCACCGCCTGCCAAGCAGCAcaccaattcaattcaataaactttaCCCCTCAGGGGCAATTCCATTCTGGGTATTCATCACAGACACCaaaactggtaaaaaaaaaaaaaacaacaagacaATACTACGTCAGTAGAATGAAGTGCACAAGTACCATGTCAGTTAAAAGTTAAATataagagagaagagagaggagagagaaatgcATATTTGCCCAGGAGGGTTCATGTGTCCCACTGGTGCAGTCCCTCATCTGACCTCATTCTAGGTCAGAGAGGGTAGGCAGGAGAAGGTAATTGACTGGCCTGATGACTTCAGGCACAACTGTGTACTTCTTTAACAATTcagcactgagtaaaaccaAACCAAATTAACAGCCCCGATATTTAAATTTGGTCTCAAAACAGCAGGAACCTATTTTtcttgaaagagaaagagaggaagaaagtgcaggggtcagaaagtcctgccatgtgtttcttccattcATGACCTCAGACGGCTGATTCCACAATTAGTTCTACCtgctggctgaagaattgtgccaattagcaaatccaggtgctTGGAAcgaaatactggggaggactctTACTTTCTGAACTTGGATATTCTACCTCTGGAAAGAATAATTATCTTTCCCCCTTGAGAGTTTGCCATGATTACGATGGTTCATCCAGATTACAACCAACTAAAGACAGATACCGGggacaaaaaatccaaacacAACAGTTTTGTGTCAAAGGATTACAAATATGCAATTCAGCATCCAAATGTACTTTTCTATTCATGATGCctacacaaaaaacacacatggaATTGATTGTAAATAATTGGTGGTAAATGGGGAAAGGGCTATGCAGGAATGGTGAGGTCACCATACTGGATAGTGTACAACACTAAATGTATCCCAACTTATCTTAATTAATTATGATTCAAACATGTTTCAGGTACACTGATGGCACCAGAGGACTTCAGATACTGGTAAAGCCTGGGAACAACGTCTTACATCAGAAGTCTTCTGAGTATCCTGAGCGTTCTGTAACTCAATTATATGCCAATATAGTTCCAACTGTATACAATTATGTATTGCCATTTGTAGTTGAATAAAATCTGCGCTTGGTGAGATGTTTGTGAAGTTAAAATTCCTTGTGCTCTCTTGCATTTCCAGGTCCTGAATAACTACGTACACTGATGACAGAGATGTAAAACACTGCTGGACCaccgtggtgtgtgtgtgtgtgtgtgtgcgtgcgtgtgcatgtgtgagctaTACTGGCACTCACCCGTGAGTCTGGCCTGAACTCCCTTTTTCTGCGAATCCTCTTGAAGATCTCGGTGAGCTCGTCCGGCTTGGAGTCCTCAGTGCTGGACTGGGAGGAGAGCCTCTGGAGCAGGGgtggggcggcggcggcggcagctgCTGCCGCGGCGATGGAGGGCTCGGGGGGGGCTGCGGCGGCGGCTCCGATGGCGGCGGCTCCGATGGCGGCGGCGTCCTGGCCCGGCAGCGGGGTGTCTACCGTGGGGTCGTCCACGTGCTCGATGAGCCACTCCATCGCCTGCGTCACGGACATGCTGGAGGAAAGGGCGGAGTTATCTGTAAACGCTtgcactgactcactcacacaattGCACAAACCCGCAATGGAGCCCTTTTTTGGGTTACAAGGGTCTGTTGCTTCTACATCAAAATTCTGGAATGAATTACATCACACAGGCTAGAAGAGATATGCACTACTGTAGACTGgcatgcaggagaaaaaaatatttacagagcTCAGAAGCATTAGCTTTtgtaacaaacataaaaaatacactttttaaaaccaattttgTGCTTGTCCTGAGATGGATGAAAAATAATACTCAGTAACCAATGCCCTTTATTGGCCATTAAATGCTAACCATCTCACTGGTACTGATCAGCCACACTGGATCAGGCTAAACTCACTGGTACTGATCAGCCACACTGGGTCAGACTAAACTCACTGGTACTGATCAGCCACACTGGATCAGGCTAAACTCACTGGTACTGATCAGCCACACTGGATCAGGCTAAACTCACTGGTACTGATCAGCCACACTGGGTCATGCTAAACTCACTGGTTCAGACGCAGTGCCTTGATCGCCCGGCTCTCTGGGAAGCCCATCTCAGTCAGCTGATGAAGTGCCGTCTCGTCAACTCTgtcctcttcatcctcatccAGCATGGCtgcacatagacacagacacacaatacTGTAACATCTGAGACAGTCATGCGCTCTCCGCCAGTCCACTTCCATTCACAGAGCCAgacactaataataatgatcacAGTCTTCacttttaaatttcacagaCATTCACTAATAAATATTAGAGGTGGGAAAGAGAATGCATGAAAGTTGTGGCTCAGAGTTCTCTCACTATCCTTGATGCACTTTACTTTAAATCCAGGAAAATGTGGCAGCCTGCAAACTATGATGGCAGCATTTCCACTTGTCCAAATGTGCACTAGCGTCATAAATACTTGTCTGGCACCATAAAAGGAACTGGCAGTCAGCTCTGAAGTCCAATTTAAATCATGCAAACTCTCAAAGACCTAAACTGTTACAGTGGACTTCTCCATTGAAGCAGGAGGGTTTATACAGTTACCTAAAGTGCAGAGTTCTCAGAACTGCAGGCCAATGGTGAAGATGCATCAGCACATCTAACATGTGATCCAGCAACTTCCAGCTTCCAACATCCAAAGAATTTCAATATTGCATTGTACATGTGTGGGTGCATTTCTAGACTCTAGTAACTGTTAGCGCCACAGTCAACAAATTCAATGACAAACAGCTTTCTCACTTTTACTGAACTTACAATCTTAAACTGAACATAGAACTTGAAAAGGTCATGTTTGTGCACCATTTTATCATGGTGATATGCATATTAAATTGTATGATGATGCAGAAACTGATAGagttgcttattttaaaatccCACCAACACCAGATCCTTACCAACCCAACAGGACCTCTCTGGTCTAACCCCAAGGTATGTGACTGCTTAAGAGGTAATTGGaaatatgacatcacacataCCATTGGCTTTCTTGAATAGTTCTACTGCATCAGGGTTCATAGCCAACAACTTCTGTGCCACTTCAATAAGTGAGACAAGGATCTTCCTGAGTTCTGTTTGAAACTGGAACatgaacaaaaaaggcaaagcaTTATTAGGTTAGAGTTCGTgaatttttctgttctgttcttctgttttttcagaagaaaaatagCTTTTTCATCTCGGAAACTTATGAAATCAAAGGATTCAAAGCTCAGTTAAAACTGCAAGCCATCACCCTCAAGACTCTGGGTATGACTGGCAGAAATgatatttttgtggtttccacAAACAAGTGACCTGCAACAGGGAATGTCCATTAACTGTACAGTGATCCAGCCAAACCCACTGTAGCCACGGAAACCACAGTCCCAATGCCCCCAGCAGCAGGAAGACATTGGTTTCCACTTTGATATCAAGGATTGCAATAGGGATACAAACCaatggggagaggggaaggatTTGGCTTCGGTCCTACATTATTATTTACACATCTTTGGGGTCTCAGCCCATTTGCTGGGTGCTTTGTCTGGGGAAATGAGAGGCTATGTCCAGGGTATGTGTACGTACAGCACTATGTATCGTACATAGTGCTCTGGCAATTTTCTTGATTGTACAcatctgtgtttttaatgagggCTTTCTGTATTCACTGCAAAGACTGCAAAGCTGTGTTTTAAGTCTCATGACCAGGTGTTACTGTAATGCAGAACTGGATCTCAAATGACCTCCACATTTAAATGAGAATAAATAATTAGGTACGCACTGTGCAGACACATCAAAGATTCAGCCGGACGTTAGTTGTGTGTGTACCATTCTCCGACTGATGCCAGGCCTTGACGAGTgagaatgtttaaaatgatcatttctgaATCAAGCCCTTTTAACAGCCACATTTAAAGTTTGCCACTCTGAATACAGAACACAGCTGACAGCACACCAGTTAGAAAACACTGAACTATGCATACATTACGACTTTCAATTgatgattttaaatgaatgtcacagattggcattgaaacttaaaaataaaaaaggaaaccaaGATCCTTATGGTATTCTGTGGCCACACTGGGCACTGACCCCCTAAATAGCTTTGTGTTCTTGTGTCTCTTCAGAGGCAGTTAAAACTCTCCAATACAGGAGACACCACAAAACCCTGGATTTGTACACATAGATAAAGGCCTCAGCATGGTTTTTAATTGTCTAAGGACATTACTTTTCATgcctgtggaggggggagagagaaacaggcagtATTCCTATGGTCAGTTCAAACGGAGCGAGCCacttcataacaatgtaatatcACGCAGACTATGAACAAGTTTGTCATATCAAActatattctctctctctctcaaaggccATAATCTAAAAACTAGATATCCGACAGGTCACACAGTCGGGTGATAACTCACGTCTCGGATGTTGTGCTGGGCGACGGTGCGGTCGGTTTCGCGGGTGGAGAGGCCGGCAGTGGCCTTCAGGATAGCTTCTTTGTCCGGAGCCTTGTTCTCCTGCTTCTTCTGAAACGCAAACACAGCCAAATGAAAGCCACCAGTTAAACAGGGGATGTTAAAGTCCATCCCAGAAATTAGGCCGGACAGCTTCAGTGTTAAATCGCTGAAttagtttttcttttacatCTGAATAAGGGAATGATCTGAAATGAATTTTTTGGTCTCAGGATATGAGCGCTGGACCAGTTTTTGTCAAAATGAGATTGAGAATGGAGAAGGTCCTATTTGTAATGTATTACTAGTGTTACGTGTCAGCATTGACAGGATTTCGATATCATTCATGTATTTGTAGCATGTACTGAACATGCAGTCAATGAGttgtacattttccattttaaacatgCCCACCATGCCATGGCAAAAGTTGTGAATCCTGTTTGATCaccacatttcattcatttacattttttttcttggatgcTACTTGACTGTAAATTGTTCTCAGTACAGACATTCTCAAATGTGTGTAAATCCACTGGGTAAAAGGCCATGCGAGAATCATGGCAGTTCATAGCCACCTAGCTGATTTAGGCAAGGGCGATCATTTTTCCCTGAACAAGAGACCTGAGAAACATTTAACTTGTATTTCAGTCGTTATCCTCAAGGTGTCACTGTAGGCACTATAAAAGCAATAATCATGGCAAACATTCAAAGGAACGCGACCAATGTAACATTGGAAGGGCAAACAGAAAAGCTTATTGGGGCAAATGTAAATCAGGAAAAATGAATGTCCCTATGAAtgatctttattttaaataaagcactgTTGTTACCTTCTCTTCTCCCGATATGTCTGCCATtttgggtgggggaggtgggggcctCTTCCTGACCAACAGTAAAACATCTGCAGACAGAAATTGAGGTAGCCCAAGAGAGAGTGATTAGCATagcatttaatattttgtaaataaggAGGGATCACATCTTTTCTATTGCTCAACAGCACAGAAATAGCAGTAGCATCATGGACAGCATGACTACAGTAATTATGGGGTTGTGGATCCAGAGGCAAGGTAGAAAACCAGTGACACAACtcttgttgttttattttattttatttcaaatccaatgtgctgcaGTGTCTGGTTTGaaagtcaaaacaacaaaaattgtgtcactatACGCATTtatcggtgtgtgtgtacgtacatatatatgtgtgtgtgtatatatgtgtatacacacacacacacacacacatataaaacacaGTTGCATAATAGAGTTCATTACGCAACTATGAACCACATAATAAACAAGAACCAAGGTGAATCAATGtccttgaaaaaataaaaaataacaaataaaccaATGTCATAGACTTTGCCTACATGCTTGCAATCATATGTTCAAACATTCCGATCAATTCTCACCTTTATCTTTGATATTTTCCTCTGCTATGGTTTTGGTGTCTGTAAGTACTCTCTCTGAAGCAGCATGGATGAGTTTGTGCTGTGTCACAGCCTTTGGGTCCTCCAGGCTTCCGTGTGCATTCTAAAGCATGGACAAGCACAAGCAAAATACAAGTAAAATCCCCGGACAGCACTTAATTCAAGCTAGTTGGCTATTTTGAGTTAAACATACAATTATAGGGGAAAAGATTCAGCATAGGGTTTTTTCCACAGTAATTCTCTTAAATGCCTAAtttatatataacacacacaaaataaaatagctaTGGAAATCTGATAACAGtataaataacaattaaaatgcacGAATATTACGTAATTTCCTCCGTCATactaatttaattattcataaaaacCACATGATCTAGCATATTATCAGATGTGGAACAATAAATATactattaaatataatttcgCAAAGTAGCTATTATATCAAAGGGCAAAAAACGAGTCAATCGttctaaataaagaataaaacgAATTAGTAGGTGGAAGAAagtgattaaaatgaaataatctcACAGTTTTGGTTACAAATAAACTGACTCAAACAAATCCTGCGGGATAAGGGAGTGAATGGAACAAACTGTGTTTTCAGAAGAAACTACTAAACGTTGAGTGAATAATCGAAAGAAATAACCCGTATAAATGCTGAAATAGCATTATTCTTAAAGAGGCATGCCTCTGGGAGATAAGATAGCTGGCGTTATCTAATACAAGACACTGAAGTTGCAGTACTGGCGATCATTGAATGTCATTGGCCAGCTTGAGCAGCAAATAACCAATCTGAACATGGATATGGTTCTATTTGGGCGACGAAAATATCAAGAAATTCCAGACAAAAGTAGTGCACTAGCCAGTAAGACTATTATGCTTTTAACCTccattcagatttttcagagATCGGATATATTATCTTGAAAAGAAATTCAGTAGTCTGCATGCAAGAATCACGTGTAGGTATACTAACCACTAGTATAAATATAGCTGCGTAAACGGTCTTCTATAAATACTATGCAATGTCAGGTTCAGCAGGCCTACTGCCAGTCACCTCACATATCTGATTCCCTTAACAAgatagcaagctaacgttagctagctatatcaaTTGCTGTTGAtatgcaagctagctagctaacgttacaaaCGCTCGACTAAATTTACCCGATTCGCTATCTATCAGATATTCTAAGAGaaaccacaaataaaaatacacttacGTGTTTTAAGCAATTCTCTTTGAGTTTTTCAACTGTAGTATCCTCGGTTATCTCTTCCAGCCATTCCGTCCCTTCCATGGTACAGACATGAATCTTCAGTACCTTCCCAGCAAATATCTTTTCCTCCTGCACAAACATGTTAGCtgactggctagctagcaagctagctcgGTGGCTTTTACCTTGCTGGAACTCGATAACAACACGACAAAACACCAGACGTGATGGGTTCTTATTCGGCAAACATTGTCCAGTTGTCCGATCGGATTTAACCGTAATGACAATGAAGTTATTTTTATGTCGAACTTGCCAGGGCTTCCACTTATTTACCTT is a window from the Anguilla rostrata isolate EN2019 chromosome 14, ASM1855537v3, whole genome shotgun sequence genome containing:
- the ubac1 gene encoding ubiquitin-associated domain-containing protein 1 — protein: MFVQEEKIFAGKVLKIHVCTMEGTEWLEEITEDTTVEKLKENCLKHNAHGSLEDPKAVTQHKLIHAASERVLTDTKTIAEENIKDKDVLLLVRKRPPPPPPKMADISGEEKKKQENKAPDKEAILKATAGLSTRETDRTVAQHNIRDFQTELRKILVSLIEVAQKLLAMNPDAVELFKKANAMLDEDEEDRVDETALHQLTEMGFPESRAIKALRLNHMSVTQAMEWLIEHVDDPTVDTPLPGQDAAAIGAAAIGAAAAAPPEPSIAAAAAAAAAAPPLLQRLSSQSSTEDSKPDELTEIFKRIRRKREFRPDSRAVIALMEMGFDEKEVIDALRVNNNQQDAACDWLLGDRKPSPEDLDKGIDTNSPLFQAILENPVVQLGLTNPKTLLAFEDMLENPLNSTQWMNDPETGPVMLQISRIFQTLNRT